In one window of Sandaracinaceae bacterium DNA:
- a CDS encoding IPT/TIG domain-containing protein, giving the protein MARRSSVHLPWSLILCLLASGCGGGSPSTGDAGGDAATGDQGLDDLGLDDQGADAGGSTDQGADQGTLDQGSEDSGPPDSGIPAPVLTSLSSSAAVPGARITLTGSGFDAVADNNTVLFGAVAVIVEQAAEGSLVVVVPASMTEAVDVTVTVDGRVSNALSFSWLPDVLLVDADATGNDNGTSWEDAFVDLQDALAAAESGDEIWVAEGTYTPDAANPGDQSLSFVLVDGVSVYGGFAGGEAQRDARDARAHPTVLSGEIGAAGEADNTDHIVVANGIGNATLDGFTIRDGNITDALSDGAGMLVTNASVVLRDCAFVGNTITHATTTNAGSGGALAIHSMASNVVVVDRSVFHANSTRSNRSDPVGGTVGGGGAVFARGLGTLRFLNSVFVGNSTMFALPPGAPFFGSPGGGGAGGAILFAGSDTNDVVIAHCTFFGNVAMQGGAVAVVTAIPNFGPLGDAGDITVTLRNNVFWGNQFLTNPPFIAPGTGVGSQLFVNGNPAVAPFQGGTGVMTLSHSIVQDLGSTGVATDYSFPTAAGTLDNQGGCVALDPGFLNAASDPDGADDVFATADDELRPLPGGPSSNTATALTPPVLVDILGAVRPQGAANDMGAYEVE; this is encoded by the coding sequence ATGGCGCGCCGGTCTTCCGTCCATTTGCCGTGGTCCCTCATCCTTTGTCTGCTCGCATCCGGGTGCGGCGGAGGCTCTCCGAGCACAGGCGACGCCGGCGGCGATGCTGCGACGGGGGACCAGGGCCTCGATGACCTCGGGCTCGACGACCAGGGCGCGGACGCCGGAGGCTCGACCGACCAAGGTGCCGACCAAGGCACGCTCGACCAGGGCTCGGAGGACTCAGGTCCCCCCGACAGCGGCATCCCTGCCCCGGTGCTCACGTCCCTGTCATCCAGCGCGGCGGTGCCCGGAGCGCGCATCACGCTCACCGGCAGCGGCTTCGACGCCGTGGCCGACAACAACACCGTGCTGTTCGGCGCGGTGGCCGTCATCGTGGAGCAGGCCGCCGAGGGCTCCCTCGTGGTCGTCGTGCCCGCGAGCATGACCGAGGCCGTGGACGTGACCGTGACGGTCGATGGTCGGGTCAGCAACGCGCTCTCGTTCAGCTGGCTGCCCGACGTGCTGCTGGTGGACGCCGACGCGACGGGCAACGACAACGGCACGAGCTGGGAGGACGCGTTCGTCGACCTTCAGGACGCGCTCGCCGCGGCCGAGTCCGGGGACGAGATCTGGGTGGCCGAGGGGACCTACACCCCCGACGCGGCCAACCCCGGTGACCAGTCGCTGTCGTTCGTGCTCGTGGATGGCGTGAGCGTGTACGGCGGCTTCGCGGGGGGAGAAGCGCAACGGGACGCGCGCGACGCCCGAGCGCATCCGACCGTCCTCAGCGGAGAGATCGGCGCAGCGGGCGAGGCCGACAACACGGACCACATCGTGGTCGCGAACGGGATCGGCAACGCGACGCTCGATGGCTTCACCATCCGCGACGGGAACATCACCGACGCGCTGTCGGACGGTGCCGGCATGCTGGTGACCAACGCCTCGGTCGTCCTCCGTGACTGCGCCTTCGTGGGCAACACCATCACACACGCTACGACCACCAACGCGGGCTCGGGGGGCGCGCTGGCGATCCACTCCATGGCCAGCAATGTCGTCGTGGTCGACCGCAGCGTGTTCCACGCCAACAGCACGCGGAGCAACCGCAGCGACCCGGTGGGGGGCACGGTCGGTGGCGGTGGCGCGGTGTTCGCGCGCGGGCTGGGCACGCTGCGCTTCCTGAACTCGGTGTTCGTCGGCAACAGCACCATGTTCGCGCTCCCGCCGGGCGCGCCCTTCTTCGGTTCGCCGGGCGGTGGCGGCGCGGGTGGGGCGATCCTGTTCGCGGGGAGCGACACCAACGACGTCGTGATCGCGCACTGCACGTTCTTCGGAAACGTGGCCATGCAAGGCGGCGCGGTCGCGGTCGTCACCGCCATCCCGAACTTCGGGCCGTTGGGCGACGCGGGGGACATCACCGTCACGCTGCGCAACAACGTCTTCTGGGGAAATCAGTTCCTGACCAACCCCCCGTTCATTGCGCCGGGGACCGGGGTGGGCTCGCAGCTGTTCGTCAACGGCAACCCAGCGGTGGCTCCCTTCCAGGGCGGCACGGGCGTCATGACCCTCTCGCACTCCATCGTGCAGGACCTCGGCTCGACGGGCGTGGCGACGGACTACTCGTTCCCGACCGCAGCCGGAACCCTGGACAACCAAGGCGGCTGCGTGGCTCTCGACCCTGGGTTCCTGAACGCAGCGTCTGACCCCGACGGCGCGGACGACGTCTTCGCCACCGCCGACGACGAGCTGCGCCCGCTCCCCGGCGGCCCGTCCAGCAACACCGCGACGGCGCTCACCCCGCCCGTGCTGGTCGACATTCTGGGGGCCGTTCGTCCCCAGGGCGCCGCCAACGACATGGGCGCGTACGAGGTCGAGTAA
- a CDS encoding Rieske 2Fe-2S domain-containing protein: MTAARDASISSGRAFPGYPRGWFAVALGTEVTSDAPLTLRYFGRELVAFRSTDGLPTVLDAHCPHLGAHVGHGGSVVDGCVRCPFHAWKFDAAGRCVEVPYARQIPKRARLRAWPTVERNGLVFVHYDPCGREPDYEIPALPQVGDTRWTTFRHGKLRLRTHSREILENVVDVAHFPTVHKNVPVAFENEFEGHRAVQRSAGHGMGEHATTQYRLEATYYGPGFQITDMDSVVQTLMYNAHTMVDEEHVDLRFGVMIAPGTAGERFSEAYVDHYVDTLMHGFRQDARIWEHKRYRTQPALCDGDGPITQLRRWYAQYYDAP; the protein is encoded by the coding sequence ATGACCGCAGCGCGTGACGCGAGCATCTCCTCCGGACGGGCGTTCCCCGGCTACCCCCGCGGCTGGTTCGCCGTGGCCCTCGGGACCGAGGTCACCTCGGACGCACCGCTCACGCTGCGCTACTTCGGGCGCGAGCTGGTGGCCTTCCGTAGCACGGATGGGCTCCCTACCGTGCTCGACGCACACTGCCCACACCTGGGCGCGCACGTTGGACACGGCGGCTCCGTCGTCGACGGCTGCGTGCGCTGCCCCTTCCACGCATGGAAGTTCGACGCCGCCGGCCGCTGCGTCGAGGTCCCCTACGCGCGCCAGATCCCGAAGCGCGCCCGCCTGCGCGCTTGGCCCACCGTGGAGCGCAACGGCCTCGTGTTCGTCCACTACGACCCGTGCGGGCGCGAGCCAGACTACGAGATCCCCGCCCTGCCTCAGGTGGGCGACACCCGCTGGACCACCTTCCGGCACGGCAAGCTGCGGCTGCGCACGCACTCCCGCGAGATCCTGGAGAACGTGGTCGACGTCGCCCACTTTCCGACGGTCCACAAGAACGTCCCCGTGGCCTTCGAGAACGAGTTCGAGGGGCACCGCGCCGTACAGCGCTCGGCCGGGCACGGCATGGGCGAGCACGCGACCACCCAGTACCGGCTGGAGGCGACCTACTACGGGCCGGGCTTCCAGATCACGGACATGGACTCGGTGGTGCAGACGCTCATGTACAACGCGCACACCATGGTGGACGAGGAGCACGTGGACCTGCGCTTCGGCGTGATGATCGCCCCGGGCACCGCCGGGGAGCGCTTCTCGGAGGCGTACGTGGACCACTACGTGGACACGCTCATGCACGGCTTCCGGCAGGACGCGCGCATCTGGGAGCACAAGCGCTACCGCACGCAGCCCGCGCTGTGCGACGGGGACGGCCCCATCACGCAGCTGCGGCGCTGGTACGCGCAGTATTACGACGCGCCCTGA
- a CDS encoding pirin family protein, translating to MKNIHKVYAAPAPHWVGDGFPARSLFSYNTLGQALSPFLLLDYAGPAQFSANPPRRRGVGEHPHRGFETVTIVYEGEVEHRDSAGGGGVIGPGDVQWMTAGAGLVHDEFHSAAFTERGGALEMVQLWVNLPAAHKLTPPRYQAITAAQIPVVSLPNGAGRARVIAGELLGHAGPADTHSPVNVWDLRLTPGGRAELRVPDGHSLAVVVLRGTVQLNDREVLRSAQLAVFEQAGTDFSIEANNDATVLVLSGEPLREPIAGYGPFVMNTHAEIDQAITDFNSGRFGHVARAGATHA from the coding sequence ATGAAGAACATCCACAAGGTCTACGCGGCCCCCGCTCCGCACTGGGTGGGCGACGGCTTTCCGGCGCGCTCCCTCTTCAGCTACAACACGCTCGGTCAGGCGCTCAGCCCGTTCCTGCTGCTGGACTACGCGGGTCCGGCGCAGTTCTCGGCCAACCCGCCTCGGCGACGCGGCGTGGGTGAGCACCCGCACCGCGGCTTCGAGACGGTGACCATCGTCTACGAGGGCGAGGTCGAGCACCGTGACTCCGCGGGCGGCGGGGGCGTCATCGGCCCTGGCGACGTGCAGTGGATGACGGCGGGCGCTGGGCTCGTGCACGACGAGTTCCACTCGGCCGCGTTCACGGAGCGCGGTGGGGCGCTCGAGATGGTGCAGCTGTGGGTCAACCTGCCCGCCGCGCACAAGCTCACGCCCCCACGCTACCAGGCCATCACCGCCGCGCAGATTCCCGTCGTCTCGCTGCCGAACGGCGCGGGGCGGGCGCGCGTCATCGCAGGTGAGCTCCTGGGGCATGCCGGGCCGGCGGACACGCACTCTCCCGTGAACGTGTGGGACCTGCGGCTCACGCCGGGCGGGCGCGCCGAGCTGCGCGTCCCAGACGGGCACTCGCTCGCGGTGGTGGTGTTGCGCGGCACGGTGCAGCTCAACGACAGAGAGGTGCTGCGCAGCGCGCAGCTGGCCGTGTTCGAGCAGGCCGGCACGGACTTCTCGATCGAAGCCAACAACGATGCGACTGTCTTGGTGCTGAGCGGCGAGCCGCTGCGCGAGCCCATCGCGGGCTACGGTCCCTTCGTCATGAACACGCACGCCGAGATCGACCAGGCCATCACGGACTTCAACAGCGGCCGCTTTGGTCACGTCGCGCGCGCCGGAGCAACACACGCATGA
- a CDS encoding DUF1294 domain-containing protein: MARSVPKTSRSRRVNARGLARGRYGAHIRRVLAQLSLVLVAVNVLTACVFAYDKWRATRGGWRVRERTLLGLAALGGAAGALLAMRACRHKTRKPAFRWGVPALLVLQAGLASAWLLRGQLG, from the coding sequence ATGGCGCGCAGCGTACCGAAAACGTCGCGATCCCGGCGAGTGAACGCGCGGGGCCTTGCTCGGGGCCGCTACGGCGCGCACATCAGGCGCGTGCTGGCGCAGCTGAGCCTCGTCCTGGTCGCCGTGAACGTGCTGACCGCGTGCGTGTTCGCGTACGACAAGTGGCGCGCCACCCGAGGTGGATGGCGCGTGCGGGAGCGGACGCTGCTGGGATTGGCTGCGCTCGGCGGAGCCGCCGGCGCGCTGTTGGCCATGCGGGCCTGCCGCCACAAGACGCGCAAACCCGCGTTCCGGTGGGGCGTGCCCGCGCTGCTGGTGCTGCAGGCGGGGCTGGCCAGCGCGTGGCTGCTTCGAGGACAGCTCGGGTAG
- a CDS encoding TetR/AcrR family transcriptional regulator: MSEPSLRERKKHEVRERLCQEARRLLAASDDGGVSVEQIAEAAGVSRATFFNYFPSKGALLDELARRMTGRHQRYLAEVSAEGEALEPTLVRWFARSVQTVRRSEATSRLLFGRAFAGAEENELRAAQMADVHRAYADLLRTAQVRGEVAVGADVSFYAEMMAGAMTALLNNWFNDPSYPLEARAEQTARFLASAIAADHAPSRNARAAQAPSRAAATRRASAGTQPAAGASPPSAREAAPKSPTKKRRSKAHDRSA; the protein is encoded by the coding sequence ATGTCCGAGCCGAGCCTGCGCGAGCGCAAGAAGCACGAGGTGCGCGAGCGCTTGTGCCAAGAGGCGCGCCGACTGCTGGCCGCGAGCGACGACGGGGGCGTGTCGGTCGAGCAGATCGCCGAGGCCGCGGGCGTGTCCCGCGCGACGTTCTTCAACTACTTCCCTTCCAAGGGTGCGCTGCTGGACGAGCTGGCGCGGCGCATGACGGGACGGCACCAGCGCTACCTCGCCGAGGTCAGCGCCGAAGGGGAGGCGCTGGAGCCCACCCTGGTGCGCTGGTTCGCGCGCTCGGTGCAGACCGTCCGGCGCTCGGAAGCCACCAGCCGGCTGCTCTTCGGTCGCGCCTTCGCAGGGGCCGAGGAGAACGAGCTTCGCGCGGCGCAGATGGCCGACGTTCACCGCGCCTATGCCGACCTGCTGCGGACGGCCCAGGTCCGCGGTGAGGTAGCGGTTGGAGCCGACGTGAGCTTCTACGCGGAGATGATGGCCGGCGCGATGACCGCCCTGCTCAACAACTGGTTCAACGACCCGAGCTACCCGCTGGAGGCCCGTGCCGAGCAGACCGCGCGCTTTCTGGCGAGCGCGATCGCGGCCGACCACGCGCCTTCGAGGAACGCCCGGGCCGCCCAGGCCCCGTCGCGCGCTGCCGCGACCCGGCGCGCGTCCGCAGGCACCCAACCTGCGGCAGGAGCATCGCCACCGTCCGCGCGTGAGGCAGCCCCCAAGTCCCCCACCAAGAAGCGCAGGAGCAAAGCCCATGACCGCAGCGCGTGA
- a CDS encoding alpha/beta hydrolase produces the protein MEPARGTNRTRTRTNVARVVLALGLGWALSGVVAAQLFVRRARSPYAEPAPDGFTDLRLRTSDGVELGAWYAAASNPRASAVLVHGNGSCRTQLEGDARQLLALGVNVLAITLRAHGDSEGERNNLGLDARRDVIAAVAHLRAREPGVPVVVYGKSLGAAAAVFAGAELQRRVAGYVLVAPFATLRLAVARRTERYLPPGVDQLAYTALLFGAQFALPELDHVAPAQAATRLPPEMPVLLFAGAEDDRAPASDAHLIAAPLSNAHVVVVPGAGHDGLALSEPTASMNAHLRAFLNRVAPIRSPP, from the coding sequence ATGGAACCTGCCCGTGGGACCAATCGCACGCGCACCCGCACGAACGTCGCCCGCGTGGTGCTCGCGCTGGGATTGGGCTGGGCGCTGTCCGGTGTGGTGGCCGCGCAGCTCTTCGTGCGACGCGCGCGCTCGCCCTACGCAGAGCCTGCCCCCGATGGCTTCACGGACCTGCGGCTGCGCACGTCCGACGGCGTGGAGCTGGGCGCCTGGTACGCGGCTGCGAGCAACCCCCGCGCGTCGGCCGTACTCGTGCACGGGAACGGCTCGTGCCGCACGCAACTGGAGGGAGACGCGAGGCAGCTGCTGGCGCTGGGCGTGAACGTGCTCGCGATCACGCTGCGGGCCCACGGAGACTCGGAGGGCGAGCGCAACAACCTGGGGCTGGACGCACGCCGCGACGTCATCGCCGCCGTCGCGCACCTCCGCGCCCGCGAGCCCGGTGTGCCCGTGGTGGTCTACGGCAAGTCCCTCGGCGCAGCCGCCGCCGTGTTCGCGGGAGCGGAGCTGCAGCGACGTGTGGCGGGGTACGTGCTGGTGGCGCCGTTTGCCACGCTGCGCTTGGCGGTGGCGCGCCGGACCGAGCGCTACCTGCCACCTGGTGTCGACCAGCTCGCGTACACGGCCTTGCTGTTCGGTGCCCAGTTCGCGCTGCCCGAGCTGGATCATGTCGCACCGGCGCAGGCGGCCACGCGGCTGCCTCCGGAGATGCCCGTGCTCCTGTTCGCAGGCGCCGAGGACGACCGCGCGCCGGCCAGCGACGCCCACCTCATCGCGGCACCTCTCTCGAACGCGCACGTGGTGGTCGTGCCGGGCGCGGGCCATGACGGCCTCGCGCTAAGCGAACCCACGGCCAGCATGAACGCGCACCTGCGTGCGTTCCTGAACCGTGTCGCGCCCATACGTTCACCGCCGTAG
- a CDS encoding GDSL family lipase produces MADTRFYFFGDSLTLGVGDPQALGWVGRVMRDLGARGPDGRADTPEGELPATFYNLGVRGDTSGGIARRFRAELDARRPDGVAPRMVFAFGVNDARTLYPGGPSLLLADETRSYARAIFTGAQALGPVLMVGPPAVADQPSDAHIAERSEQLAALCAELGVPFIPVHAATRADPDYLPALDAGDGYHPGALGYELLAAVVQRHEAWARFTTGAA; encoded by the coding sequence ATGGCCGACACGCGCTTCTACTTCTTCGGCGACTCCCTCACGCTGGGCGTGGGTGACCCCCAGGCCCTCGGCTGGGTGGGGCGCGTCATGCGCGACCTCGGCGCGCGGGGGCCCGACGGGCGCGCTGACACGCCCGAGGGCGAGCTGCCCGCCACCTTCTACAACCTGGGGGTGCGCGGCGACACCAGCGGGGGCATCGCGCGCCGCTTCCGCGCCGAGCTGGACGCGCGCCGGCCCGACGGTGTCGCGCCTCGCATGGTGTTCGCGTTCGGCGTGAACGACGCGCGCACGCTGTACCCCGGCGGGCCCAGCTTGCTGCTGGCGGACGAGACGCGGAGCTATGCGCGCGCCATCTTCACGGGCGCGCAGGCGCTCGGACCCGTCCTGATGGTGGGTCCCCCTGCCGTGGCGGATCAGCCCAGCGACGCCCACATCGCCGAGCGGTCGGAGCAGCTCGCCGCCCTCTGCGCAGAGCTCGGCGTGCCCTTCATTCCCGTGCACGCCGCGACGCGAGCGGACCCCGACTACCTGCCCGCGCTCGACGCAGGCGACGGCTACCACCCTGGCGCGCTCGGCTACGAGCTGCTCGCCGCGGTGGTGCAGCGGCACGAGGCCTGGGCGCGCTTCACGACAGGCGCCGCCTGA
- a CDS encoding LysR family transcriptional regulator — protein sequence MQDLNDLYFFAQVVDHGGFAPAGRALGVPKSTLSRRVAALEERLGVRLLQRTSRRFSVTELGADYYEHCKALGVEAEAAQAAIDRATSEPTGIVRVSCPITLLQAGVDRMLAEFMLQNPKVTLQLEASNRRVDVIAERVDVAIRALTPPFPDSELRLRVLAERAWRLVASPGLLAAHGTPTHPSELARFPSLAFGVPQDEPRWELQDAAGTRWTQAHTPRLLTGDMVALRAAALAGVGIVQLPSMILCDELLAGALVSLLPDWRAPSGVVHLVFPSRRGLLPSVRALIDFLTDAFAQLDEHGTFMRSRGAP from the coding sequence ATGCAAGACCTCAACGACCTCTACTTCTTCGCGCAGGTGGTGGACCACGGCGGCTTCGCGCCCGCGGGGCGCGCACTGGGTGTCCCCAAGTCGACGCTCAGCCGGCGTGTCGCAGCGCTCGAGGAGCGGCTCGGGGTGCGCCTGCTGCAACGCACTTCCCGCCGCTTCTCGGTCACCGAGCTGGGAGCGGACTACTACGAGCACTGCAAGGCGCTCGGCGTCGAGGCCGAGGCCGCCCAAGCCGCGATCGACCGCGCCACGTCGGAGCCCACGGGCATCGTGCGCGTCAGCTGCCCGATCACGCTGTTGCAAGCGGGCGTGGACCGCATGCTGGCCGAGTTCATGCTGCAGAACCCCAAGGTCACGCTGCAGCTCGAGGCCAGCAACCGCCGCGTGGACGTGATCGCGGAGCGAGTGGACGTGGCCATCCGCGCGCTCACCCCACCCTTTCCGGACAGCGAGCTGCGACTGCGGGTGTTGGCCGAGCGCGCGTGGCGGCTGGTCGCGAGCCCAGGCTTGCTGGCGGCACACGGGACGCCGACCCATCCCTCGGAGCTCGCCCGCTTCCCGAGCCTGGCGTTCGGCGTACCGCAGGACGAGCCCCGTTGGGAACTGCAGGACGCGGCCGGGACACGCTGGACCCAAGCGCACACCCCTCGACTCCTGACCGGCGACATGGTCGCGCTCAGGGCCGCGGCCCTCGCGGGGGTGGGCATCGTACAGCTGCCGAGCATGATCCTCTGCGACGAGCTGCTCGCGGGGGCGCTGGTGTCGCTCTTGCCCGACTGGCGCGCGCCGTCTGGAGTCGTGCACCTCGTGTTCCCGTCGCGGCGCGGGCTGCTGCCCTCCGTGCGCGCGTTGATCGACTTCCTGACCGACGCCTTCGCGCAGCTGGACGAGCACGGGACTTTCATGAGGTCCCGGGGCGCCCCATGA
- a CDS encoding OsmC family protein, with protein MKAIATAGVTSQGVPYRQDIRTGNHQLVADEPEHAGGKDAGPAPYDLLLASLGACTAITLEMYAQRKGWALGQLRVDLTFLKNHEGESRIERVLHVSEVLTDEQWARLLEVAGKTPVTKTLLAGTPITTTAGA; from the coding sequence ATGAAAGCCATCGCCACCGCCGGCGTGACGTCCCAGGGCGTCCCCTACCGGCAAGACATCCGCACCGGCAACCACCAGCTCGTCGCCGACGAGCCCGAGCACGCGGGCGGCAAGGACGCGGGGCCAGCGCCCTACGACCTGCTGCTCGCGTCGCTCGGCGCGTGCACCGCCATCACGCTCGAGATGTACGCACAGCGCAAGGGCTGGGCGCTGGGGCAGCTGCGCGTGGACCTCACCTTTCTGAAGAACCACGAAGGCGAGAGCCGGATCGAGCGCGTCCTGCACGTGAGCGAGGTGCTCACCGACGAGCAGTGGGCGCGGCTGCTCGAGGTGGCTGGCAAGACGCCGGTCACCAAGACGCTGCTCGCGGGCACGCCGATCACGACGACCGCGGGCGCCTGA